Proteins from a single region of Bartonella sp. M0283:
- a CDS encoding CvpA family protein has translation MFMTALDGLVIVVILFSAFLAMVRGFSREVLSLASWVIAAIAAVLLYKNLLPFVEAYLSNKTIALIASLAIIFVIVFIIVSIITMKIADVIIDSRIGALDRTVGFIFGVVRGLFIMVIAMLLVNQLIKPEDQAPWLKDAKTKPMLDSMSNKIWDLLPKDPDWIFDKASSVLKKDEPTNTDNSVGDNPAQSGD, from the coding sequence ATGTTCATGACAGCCCTTGATGGCCTGGTTATTGTAGTGATCCTCTTTTCCGCCTTTTTGGCCATGGTGCGTGGTTTTTCACGTGAAGTTTTATCCTTGGCATCCTGGGTCATTGCTGCGATCGCGGCTGTGCTTCTCTACAAAAACCTCCTGCCCTTTGTAGAAGCTTATCTTTCCAATAAAACAATTGCACTCATTGCAAGCCTGGCAATCATTTTCGTTATTGTTTTCATTATTGTATCCATCATAACAATGAAAATTGCCGATGTCATTATCGATAGCCGAATCGGCGCACTGGACCGCACGGTAGGATTTATTTTCGGCGTTGTTCGTGGACTTTTTATTATGGTGATCGCCATGTTGCTCGTCAATCAGCTCATCAAGCCGGAAGATCAGGCTCCATGGCTGAAAGATGCAAAAACCAAACCCATGCTTGATTCTATGAGCAACAAAATTTGGGATTTGTTGCCGAAGGATCCTGATTGGATATTCGACAAGGCTTCAAGTGTTTTGAAAAAAGATGAGCCGACCAATACCGACAATAGCGTTGGCGATAATCCGGCTCAATCTGGTGATTAA
- the purF gene encoding amidophosphoribosyltransferase: MAKEVFCEPDFSFDDDSLHEECGVFGILGHDDAATLTALGLHALQHRGQEAAGIVSYDGHVFHQEKHMGLVGDHYTNPQTLANLPGNRAIGHTRYSTTGETALRNVQPLFAELEVGGIAIAHNGNLTNGLTIRRQLIASGAICQSTSDSEVVLHLIARSRHAKSSERFVDAIRQIEGGFAMIAMTRSKLIAARDPVGIRPLVMGELDGKPIFCSETCALDIIGAKYIRDVENGEVIICQLQKDGDVTIKTIKPKDHKPEKLCLFEYVYFARPDSIIGGRSVYNARKNMGIYLAKEAPCEGDVVVPVPDGGTPAAIGYAQQSGIPFELGIIRNHYVGRTFIEPTQQIRAFGVKLKHSANRPVIEGKRVVLVDDSIVRGTTSIKIVQMLRDAGAKEVHIRVASPMIFYPDFYGIDTPEASKLLANQFPDLKSMCEFIGADSLQFLSLDGLYMAVGGEVRNNADPQFTDHYFTGDYPTRLVDEENADNVHKLSVLNCGR, translated from the coding sequence ATGGCAAAAGAGGTCTTTTGTGAACCGGATTTTTCTTTCGACGACGATAGTTTACATGAAGAATGCGGCGTTTTCGGAATTCTGGGGCATGACGATGCGGCAACACTAACGGCACTTGGCCTCCACGCATTGCAGCATCGTGGACAGGAAGCAGCCGGTATTGTTTCTTATGATGGACATGTATTCCATCAGGAAAAGCATATGGGGCTTGTTGGCGACCATTATACCAACCCGCAAACCTTGGCCAATCTTCCCGGTAATCGGGCGATCGGTCACACACGGTATTCGACTACCGGAGAGACGGCACTACGTAATGTTCAGCCGCTCTTTGCCGAACTCGAAGTGGGAGGCATTGCTATTGCCCATAATGGCAACCTTACCAACGGGCTCACAATACGCCGCCAGCTCATTGCTTCGGGTGCAATTTGCCAATCGACATCGGATTCAGAAGTTGTTCTTCATCTCATCGCACGCTCGCGTCACGCAAAATCTTCCGAACGTTTTGTTGACGCTATCCGCCAGATCGAAGGCGGTTTTGCAATGATCGCGATGACCCGTTCAAAGCTTATTGCTGCGCGCGACCCCGTCGGCATCCGCCCGCTTGTTATGGGTGAACTTGATGGCAAACCGATTTTTTGTTCCGAAACCTGTGCTCTTGACATTATCGGTGCAAAATATATCCGCGACGTTGAAAATGGTGAAGTTATCATCTGTCAACTACAGAAAGACGGTGACGTCACAATCAAGACGATCAAGCCGAAAGATCATAAACCAGAAAAACTTTGTCTTTTTGAATATGTCTATTTTGCCCGGCCTGATTCGATTATCGGTGGACGCAGTGTCTATAATGCCCGCAAAAATATGGGAATTTATCTTGCAAAAGAAGCCCCGTGTGAGGGAGATGTGGTTGTCCCTGTTCCCGATGGCGGCACACCGGCCGCAATCGGTTACGCACAACAAAGCGGCATACCATTCGAACTCGGCATTATCCGTAACCATTATGTGGGACGGACATTCATCGAACCGACACAACAAATCCGCGCCTTCGGCGTCAAGCTCAAACATTCGGCCAACCGCCCTGTTATTGAAGGAAAACGCGTTGTGCTGGTTGACGATTCGATTGTCCGTGGCACAACATCCATCAAAATTGTGCAGATGCTGCGTGACGCGGGAGCCAAAGAAGTGCACATACGCGTCGCAAGTCCAATGATCTTTTATCCCGATTTTTACGGCATTGATACACCTGAAGCATCGAAACTTCTTGCCAATCAATTTCCTGATTTAAAATCCATGTGTGAATTTATCGGTGCTGACTCACTACAATTTTTGTCTCTCGACGGACTTTATATGGCCGTTGGCGGCGAGGTCAGAAACAATGCCGATCCGCAATTTACCGACCATTATTTCACCGGCGATTATCCGACACGTCTGGTCGATGAAGAAAATGCCGACAATGTTCATAAACTTTCTGTTTTGAATTGTGGAAGATAA
- a CDS encoding SDR family NAD(P)-dependent oxidoreductase, translating into MEKNQSFELEGRVALVTGASRGIGYHLALELAKRGAHIIAVARTVGGLEELDDQIVKAGSTATLVPLDLHSMEAIDRLGNEINERWHKLDVLVANAGVLGSISPVAHVEAKTFEDVFEINVISQWRLIRAVEPLLKKSDCARAILFSSGVVHKPRAFWGPYAASKAAFEVLGRCWADELKNTSVKVNMASPGATRTAMRAQAMPGEDPNTLPSAEEIAAKIVELASPNLEETGGFFDARKNRFLTYHVPD; encoded by the coding sequence ATGGAAAAAAATCAATCATTCGAGCTTGAAGGGCGTGTTGCTCTCGTAACCGGTGCTTCGCGAGGTATCGGCTATCATCTTGCATTGGAACTTGCAAAACGCGGTGCTCATATCATTGCGGTCGCGCGAACTGTTGGGGGCTTGGAGGAGCTTGACGACCAAATCGTCAAAGCAGGTTCCACCGCAACATTGGTACCGCTAGACCTCCATAGTATGGAAGCCATTGACCGTTTGGGAAATGAGATTAATGAACGTTGGCATAAGCTTGATGTTCTGGTTGCCAATGCCGGTGTTTTGGGGTCCATTTCGCCAGTCGCGCATGTTGAAGCAAAAACATTTGAAGATGTGTTTGAAATCAATGTTATCAGCCAATGGCGTTTAATCCGTGCTGTCGAACCGCTTTTAAAAAAGTCGGATTGTGCGCGTGCAATTCTTTTTTCTTCCGGTGTTGTGCATAAACCAAGGGCGTTTTGGGGACCTTATGCGGCTTCCAAGGCTGCCTTCGAGGTATTGGGGCGCTGCTGGGCCGACGAATTGAAGAACACCTCTGTAAAGGTGAATATGGCAAGTCCGGGAGCAACCCGCACTGCCATGCGTGCGCAAGCTATGCCTGGAGAAGACCCGAACACATTACCATCTGCGGAGGAAATTGCGGCCAAGATTGTTGAGCTTGCTTCCCCCAACCTTGAAGAGACCGGCGGTTTTTTCGATGCCCGTAAAAATCGTTTTCTAACCTATCATGTTCCTGATTAG
- the pssA gene encoding CDP-diacylglycerol--serine O-phosphatidyltransferase: MESSSPFSSFDPEGHKNDDVKPRRSISIRFVLPNVITILAICAGVSSIRLAFEHRFETAILMVLLAAVLDGVDGRLARLMGGGSSFGAQMDSLADVVNFGVAPALIVYSFLLNQAHQVGWIAALVYCIACCLRLARFNVMIDNKHIPRWQREYFVGVPAPAGALLVLLPIYLGCLGLEPGAGWALVFSLYTVVIAFLLISRLPVWNGKTVGQQLRRDVVIPGMLVVVIYVGFLATYTWQVLLVTAIGYMVFLPFSLMAYQKRSVREAQKIKDGAATEDEEEEEDKD, translated from the coding sequence ATGGAGAGCTCTTCGCCTTTTTCTTCTTTTGACCCCGAGGGACACAAAAATGATGATGTGAAGCCGCGTCGATCAATTTCGATACGCTTTGTTCTTCCTAACGTTATCACAATTCTGGCGATATGCGCAGGTGTAAGCAGTATACGTCTGGCGTTTGAACACCGTTTTGAAACGGCGATTTTAATGGTTTTGCTTGCTGCTGTCCTTGATGGTGTCGATGGGCGGTTGGCACGTCTTATGGGCGGTGGGTCGTCATTCGGCGCACAGATGGACTCCTTGGCCGATGTGGTAAACTTCGGCGTTGCCCCGGCATTGATTGTCTATTCTTTTCTTCTCAATCAGGCTCATCAGGTTGGCTGGATAGCGGCACTTGTTTACTGTATTGCCTGCTGTTTGCGCCTTGCCCGTTTTAATGTGATGATTGATAACAAGCACATTCCACGCTGGCAGAGGGAATATTTTGTCGGTGTACCGGCTCCGGCGGGTGCGTTGTTGGTATTGTTACCGATATATCTTGGCTGTCTTGGTCTTGAACCGGGGGCTGGCTGGGCTTTGGTTTTCAGCCTCTATACAGTTGTTATTGCTTTTCTACTTATCAGCCGTCTACCGGTCTGGAACGGAAAAACAGTCGGTCAACAATTGCGTCGCGACGTGGTCATACCCGGTATGCTGGTTGTCGTGATCTATGTCGGCTTTCTGGCTACTTACACGTGGCAAGTGCTTCTTGTTACAGCGATAGGTTACATGGTGTTTTTGCCATTTAGCTTGATGGCTTATCAAAAACGCTCGGTTCGTGAAGCTCAAAAAATAAAAGATGGCGCTGCAACAGAGGATGAAGAAGAAGAGGAAGACAAGGACTAG
- a CDS encoding phosphatidylserine decarboxylase, giving the protein MSIVRSVRNGFAPIHKEGYPFIVGFFILSLVLGWMWDPLFWFGLVLTIWCIYFFRDPERVTPIDMNLVMSPADGRISFVGMFMPPKELGLGNEEMMRVSVFMDIFSCHINRIPMDGIVKSIVYRPGKFGNAELDKASDHNERNSLVIETAHGDIGVVQVAGLVARRIVCWSKENEPVVAGKRFGLIRFGSRLDVYLPAHVKLRVAIGQKAIAGETVFASFDKSATITDFRLD; this is encoded by the coding sequence ATGAGCATTGTAAGATCGGTTCGTAACGGTTTTGCGCCCATCCACAAGGAAGGGTACCCGTTTATCGTCGGATTCTTCATTTTATCGCTGGTCCTTGGCTGGATGTGGGATCCGCTTTTCTGGTTCGGTTTGGTGCTTACTATCTGGTGCATCTATTTTTTTCGCGATCCGGAACGGGTTACGCCGATTGATATGAATCTCGTTATGAGCCCGGCGGATGGCCGCATTTCCTTCGTCGGTATGTTTATGCCGCCCAAAGAACTTGGCCTGGGCAACGAAGAGATGATGCGGGTATCGGTGTTCATGGATATATTTTCCTGCCACATCAATCGCATTCCGATGGATGGCATTGTGAAATCCATCGTCTACCGTCCGGGAAAGTTCGGAAATGCCGAACTCGACAAGGCGAGCGATCATAATGAAAGAAACAGCCTTGTCATTGAAACAGCCCATGGCGATATCGGTGTTGTACAAGTGGCTGGCCTTGTTGCCCGTCGCATAGTATGCTGGTCGAAAGAAAATGAACCTGTGGTCGCAGGCAAACGGTTCGGTCTTATCCGCTTTGGTTCCAGACTTGATGTTTATCTGCCAGCCCATGTAAAATTACGGGTGGCAATCGGGCAGAAGGCTATTGCCGGTGAAACTGTTTTTGCTTCCTTTGACAAAAGCGCGACCATAACAGACTTTAGACTGGATTAG
- a CDS encoding ABC transporter ATP-binding protein/permease, whose amino-acid sequence MTEPNREKTVSADSGNTFRTILNLWPYMWPSDRPDLKLRVLWAILYLVLSKLVLISVPYFFKYATNALNIDYTPPSWLPAVFAAPFMMVLAYNVARILQAGLNQLRDALFATVGQHAVRRLAYQTFVHMHELSLRFHLERRTGGLSRVIERGTKGIEAIVRFSILNTAPTVLEFALTALVVYISYGWHYMSVVAITVGLYTWFTIKASNWRISIRRQMNESDTEANTRAIDSLLNYETVKYFGNEDLEAKRFDSSMAGYEKAAIKTWISLGWLNFGQAVIFGAGMAVMMLMSAYEVMHGTQTLGDFVFINALLMQLSIPLNFIGSIYREVRQGLTDIEAMFDLLDVKQEVTDAPDAKPLIVKEGEIRFNHVEFSYDTNRQILKDIDFSVPAGKTVAIVGPSGAGKSTISRLLFRFYDVQKGSITIDGQDIRSVTQKSLRHAIGMVPQDTVLFNDTIAYNIRYGRPDASNEEVKKAAEMAQIGDFIAQLPDGYQSMVGERGLKLSGGEKQRVAIARTILKAPPILILDEATSALDTATELEIQYALDVVSRGRTTLVVAHRLSTIIGADEILVLKGGQIIERGKHDELLAKDGLYASMWHKQLEASKAEEQLRKIREEDELGIVSPH is encoded by the coding sequence ATGACAGAACCAAATAGAGAAAAAACCGTTTCGGCCGATTCCGGAAATACATTTCGTACAATCCTCAATCTTTGGCCTTATATGTGGCCATCCGATCGGCCGGACCTGAAGCTGCGCGTTTTATGGGCAATTCTTTATCTCGTTTTGTCAAAACTGGTCCTGATTTCGGTTCCTTATTTTTTCAAATATGCAACCAACGCTCTGAACATCGATTATACGCCACCTTCCTGGCTTCCGGCTGTCTTTGCCGCGCCATTCATGATGGTTCTGGCCTATAATGTGGCACGAATTTTACAGGCCGGTTTGAACCAGCTACGCGATGCTTTGTTTGCAACCGTCGGCCAACATGCCGTCAGGCGATTGGCCTATCAGACTTTCGTTCACATGCATGAGCTGTCTTTGCGGTTCCATCTTGAAAGGCGAACCGGTGGCTTATCCCGTGTGATAGAACGCGGAACAAAAGGCATAGAGGCAATTGTCCGCTTTTCCATATTGAATACAGCACCGACCGTTCTGGAGTTCGCGCTCACTGCCTTGGTGGTCTATATCAGTTACGGCTGGCATTATATGAGCGTTGTCGCAATTACAGTCGGCCTCTATACATGGTTTACCATCAAGGCAAGCAATTGGCGCATTTCAATTCGCCGTCAGATGAACGAGTCGGATACCGAAGCAAATACGAGGGCAATCGACTCGCTTTTGAATTACGAGACGGTGAAATATTTCGGCAATGAAGACCTTGAAGCAAAACGTTTTGATAGCTCTATGGCAGGCTATGAGAAGGCAGCCATAAAAACCTGGATTTCATTGGGATGGCTCAATTTCGGGCAGGCGGTCATATTCGGTGCCGGCATGGCGGTGATGATGCTGATGTCGGCATATGAAGTCATGCATGGCACGCAAACGCTTGGAGATTTTGTTTTTATCAATGCGCTGCTCATGCAACTTTCGATACCACTTAATTTTATCGGTTCGATTTATCGCGAAGTTCGCCAAGGTTTGACAGATATTGAAGCGATGTTTGATCTTCTGGATGTCAAACAGGAAGTTACCGACGCTCCCGATGCAAAACCGCTTATTGTTAAAGAAGGCGAAATCCGCTTCAATCATGTCGAATTTTCTTACGATACAAACCGGCAAATTCTCAAAGATATAGATTTTTCTGTACCGGCGGGAAAAACTGTTGCCATAGTCGGCCCGTCAGGGGCGGGAAAATCAACAATTTCCCGGTTGTTATTCCGCTTTTATGACGTTCAAAAAGGCTCAATTACAATAGACGGGCAAGATATCCGTTCGGTGACACAGAAGAGTTTGCGTCATGCAATCGGCATGGTGCCACAGGATACAGTGCTTTTTAATGATACAATTGCCTATAATATCCGCTATGGCCGTCCGGATGCATCGAATGAAGAAGTAAAAAAAGCGGCTGAAATGGCGCAAATAGGGGATTTTATCGCGCAACTGCCAGATGGTTACCAGTCCATGGTCGGCGAACGCGGATTAAAGCTTTCAGGGGGAGAAAAACAACGTGTTGCTATTGCCCGTACGATTCTCAAAGCTCCACCAATTCTGATACTTGATGAGGCAACATCCGCACTTGATACGGCAACGGAACTTGAAATCCAGTATGCACTTGATGTTGTGAGCCGCGGACGCACGACTTTGGTTGTCGCTCACAGGCTTTCCACAATCATCGGTGCGGATGAAATTCTGGTGTTAAAAGGTGGACAGATTATCGAACGCGGCAAACATGATGAATTGCTCGCCAAAGATGGCCTTTATGCTTCAATGTGGCACAAACAGCTTGAAGCTTCCAAGGCAGAAGAACAATTGCGCAAAATTCGCGAGGAAGATGAGTTGGGCATTGTCTCCCCTCATTGA
- a CDS encoding LysM peptidoglycan-binding domain-containing protein: MAFFLSMKKFAVTLTLDFIAAVILFVGTLHADELKNNGQPDQLESPSFESFMLNDESFAVIVGKAPANAKVELIDGARKLGETNADDKGSFTLTLQKKLGKGQYHFVLRATDQSGKSFTSVETVTVIISHKVPDGMAAFMNDPAGASRFISNAPGIIEIGKKTHNNFDVTRITYKNSILTISGQAEKNMQIIATLGNMRLGSDKTDINGKFELSRFVSLFSGDHVFRIDLFNDGGENVGSLAIPFRIDERHHPVNQLYRDGKPVKTVIVEKGDSLSSIAEKAYGSSRYSEAIYSANSAILKNPDHITKGQELILPEIDNLQKSKATNAQTNLKEK; the protein is encoded by the coding sequence ATGGCATTCTTTTTGTCGATGAAAAAATTTGCCGTAACTTTGACGCTCGACTTTATCGCGGCGGTTATTTTGTTTGTCGGCACTCTTCATGCTGACGAATTGAAAAATAATGGACAGCCCGATCAACTTGAAAGTCCGAGTTTCGAGAGTTTCATGTTGAACGATGAAAGCTTTGCCGTCATCGTCGGAAAGGCTCCTGCAAATGCCAAAGTCGAGCTCATCGACGGAGCCCGAAAACTCGGCGAGACAAACGCTGACGACAAAGGCAGCTTCACCCTGACTTTGCAAAAAAAACTCGGGAAAGGTCAATACCATTTTGTCTTAAGAGCGACAGACCAGTCGGGAAAATCATTCACATCGGTTGAAACTGTAACGGTTATCATATCCCATAAAGTCCCGGATGGCATGGCTGCTTTTATGAACGATCCGGCAGGCGCCTCGCGGTTTATTTCCAATGCACCGGGAATAATCGAAATCGGCAAGAAAACGCATAATAATTTTGATGTAACAAGAATTACCTATAAAAACAGTATTCTGACGATCAGCGGTCAGGCTGAAAAGAACATGCAAATCATCGCAACACTCGGAAATATGCGCCTTGGCAGTGACAAGACAGACATTAACGGGAAATTCGAGCTCTCCCGTTTTGTGTCACTTTTTTCCGGTGACCATGTTTTTCGCATTGATTTGTTTAATGACGGCGGAGAAAATGTCGGTTCGTTAGCCATACCTTTTCGTATTGACGAACGTCATCACCCTGTGAACCAGCTTTATCGTGATGGCAAGCCGGTAAAAACCGTAATTGTCGAAAAGGGAGACAGTTTATCGTCTATTGCCGAAAAAGCTTATGGATCAAGCCGTTATAGCGAGGCAATATATTCGGCTAATTCTGCTATCTTAAAAAACCCTGACCATATCACGAAAGGGCAGGAATTGATTTTGCCCGAGATAGACAATTTGCAAAAATCCAAAGCAACAAATGCCCAGACCAATTTGAAAGAAAAATGA
- a CDS encoding TIGR00730 family Rossman fold protein: MTKINSICVYCGSSSGNNPDYVQSANRLGQLLAQAGITLVYGGGTSGIMGTIAQSVKSNGGKVVGIIPDFLIKKEARNKNDDLFDEFIVTETMHQRKQLMFDRSDAFLALPGGIGTLEEIVEIMTWAQLGRHTKPIAFANIDGFYNPMIALLDHMARQGFIHSDHRLKPLVIDDIEKIVTAISRNQESHPL; this comes from the coding sequence ATGACAAAAATCAATTCTATCTGTGTTTATTGTGGTTCTTCGTCGGGCAACAATCCCGATTATGTCCAATCGGCCAACCGGCTTGGCCAATTGCTGGCTCAAGCCGGCATTACGCTTGTTTATGGTGGAGGAACGAGCGGCATTATGGGCACAATCGCCCAATCAGTAAAAAGCAATGGCGGAAAAGTCGTAGGAATCATTCCGGATTTTCTTATCAAAAAAGAAGCCAGGAATAAGAATGATGATCTCTTTGACGAATTCATTGTTACCGAAACAATGCACCAGCGCAAACAATTGATGTTCGATCGCTCCGATGCTTTTCTCGCCCTACCTGGTGGCATCGGAACACTGGAAGAAATTGTCGAGATCATGACATGGGCACAACTTGGACGGCATACAAAGCCGATAGCCTTTGCCAACATAGATGGCTTTTATAACCCGATGATTGCACTTCTCGACCATATGGCGAGACAAGGCTTCATCCACTCCGACCACAGGCTGAAACCGCTTGTTATTGATGACATTGAAAAAATTGTCACTGCCATTTCAAGGAATCAGGAATCTCACCCATTATAA